The following nucleotide sequence is from Tribolium castaneum strain GA2 chromosome 5, icTriCast1.1, whole genome shotgun sequence.
ctaaaaaagaaattacaaGTAGATAAAATGATTATGCTTATTTCGGCGAAATCTTTTGACCTAAGGAATTTTCAGCTcgcaaacaaattaaattacatcgAAGTTAACGCAGTTTGGTGAATTTTTAGCTgctgtttacaaaattttcaaaaatgtgcgGGTTTTTCTGGTAAGAGATTTTTTGAGTTGATACTTTGTTGCATCTAATTCCAGTGTTTTCTTtgagtaataattttatttttattaaaaactaattttttattattaaaaatctatacaactttttttaaatctacccTTTTTACCActcgattaaaatttattttgcagtTTTGCGAATTATCATGAGAAGATGTATACtgtctttttatatttttttgcaagaaaTTAGTGATCTTGATTTACTTAGTTCTCATAagataaaattatcaaaattatcgTACTGGTAACCCAGCATGATGAACATCAGTTTGAAAAATCCAGATTTGTGAAAGGCAAATGCCCCaaattttcgaatagttttaatgaaaaacatCGCTCATAAATCACTGATGAATTGTTGGCAGTCAATAGAGATTTGTTCCAAATGTATTGATAGTAATGTGGCATTAAACCAGTCCTAAATTAAAATAGTATGCTCTAGAAAGCTTCAGTGTTGCGACAGTGTTTTGCTAATTGAGGTGCGACACCAATCTCAATGTCCTCATCAAATGGCtatagaattaaattttgtaaaatcggATAACGAATCGTGGGGCTTTCGCCTCACTGGTGGAGCTGAATATGACGTTCCACTTACAGTCATCAAGgtacaattttttgcagaacaggacaatttttaattgttttatacaAAGGTGGCACAGAATAGCATTGCCGAAAACGGGGGGCTTAGAGAGAACGATATTATTGTCAGAGTCAACGACACCCCTACCACAGGTGTTACGCATCCTGAAGCCCACGATTTGCTAGTTTCAGCGGGAATTAACTTAACTTTAGCAATCAGgaggtatattttttaattttaatttgcagatgatttattctaattttttagaGATCTTTCTTCAACGTACGTAAGtatttccaaataaattaagtaaaatgtTACATTAAGTGGACCAGGAGGAAGAAAGTAATGAAGAAGTCAAAAATATCATGCAAAGTTGTGTAGAAGACGAAACGATAATTGAACATGAACGACAAGTGCATTTTGAAATTGTGAATCCCAACCAGTTAGTTGTTGGTAacactgaacaaaaaattgaaactcaAACAATAAAGGAGAAGTACGTTTTTTGCACTTTATATAAGTtagatttaataatttttttagagaaacTAAATCATCGAGTGGTTCAGTTTCGGTAGCAGAGGAACGGAAGTGGTCAACCTTTttgcaaaaaccaaaaaacccaaaaccagttttgaaaaaacaagaaGACACCCCTAAAGTaaagcatttttaatgtatctATTTGTATGAACAAATTTACTTTTGTTAGGGCGAGCCCTACAGGGTTgtgataaaaaaacagaagaaaaaaaCCGAAGACAAGAACAAAATGAAGGAAACCAAACTGGAGGCTGCAGAACAGGTAGTTGAGACGAATGAAGAACTTGAAACTTTTGCACAAGAACCAAATGTGGTTGCTGTTCAAGAAGTTTCAGTTCGTGCTGAAATTACGGAAGAATGTGAAATACAAATTGAAGATAAAGAAAGCGAAGAGAACAGTGATGCGGAAAAAGGTAATCAAAcacgattattttttaattctgactaaaatttttagaggtGTCAACTGAATCCAATAAGTCACAAGTGGAGAAAAATGGTGAGTTCAACTGGTAACACTTGagtttacttaattttttgcgcagCTGAGTTGGAGAAAGTGTTAGAAGAAAAACTAGCCGAAGTCCAGAAGCAGTTGCAAGCTTTAGCCCAATTACCTTCAACAATTCAATCAACAATTGATGCCGTTACCAAACAATTAGCCACAATAGTCCACATCACAACGTTATCGGTTGCTGAAAGCGAAGATAAGGCAATGTCAGAGGTGAATTCGGAATTTGAGGACGACAAAGCTGAACAAGTCGTTACTGAAGGTTTGacaaaactgcaaaaattCTTTATCTTCAGTTATGTTACTCGATAGAAAGTGGGGTTTCTTCAAACCAAGACGAAGTTTTTGGCGAACTGGAGCCCCAACCAGAAGAAGCGGAAGAAATGCAACCGTCTGAAGAAACAGAAATTCACGAAGAAACCGTCGAAGTGGAGGAAAAACAGTTCGATCCGGAGGAGGGTTTGACCGAAGAGGAGAAAGAAGCGAAAAGAGCGGAACGCGAGCTTTTGGAAAAACAGCAAAAGGTGACAGGACCAGTttgcaaaacaaatttttgtgtttaacaTTAACACGTTccgtttcaaaataaaattttgttaggaGCGAGAACAACTCGAGGAGTTCAAGCAGCGTCGtttgaaacaaaaaccaaCCTTACCCTTAAAACCTATTGAGCGTCCCATAATTTTACCAGGAGGCCGGAGATGGTCTCAGCCTGATGACGCATGTCCATCCGTTCGACACCCAAAAATGTCCgatgaaaaaattgcaaacactaTAGAGACCTATTCCGAAGTTATCGTCGGGAAGCTGAAAGGGTAGGCAATTATGTTAGTGTTTTTACTGAAAGGGTGTTACTTTCAGGTTAACCATTGGAACCAAATCTGGCCATGGTCCGACAAAAAAAAGCCCATCTACAGGTATTGTCTAGGTGTTTGAGTTAAACATTAAACCACCTcctgaattaaaaattgtggTGGTTTATGATGTTTGTGTTGTGGCATGCCTtcagttttgttgttttagagaGTCCAATTGTTGTCTGGTCCCCAGTAAAGCGGTCGCAACCAAAAAGTAAGTATTCGAAAGTGCAATTACAACCGACTAGAAAGGTAtcttttaatcattttttataaatgaagtaattattaacaactgatttgtaattattttaatttcttattccagaattaattttttgaaatatcagCCACCGCcaaaaaatttggattatCTCCAGCGGTCCGATGTCTACAAGTTAGTCCATGATCTTGAACCCCCCGTCAGAGGGATTTCTAGTCGCGCctcgaaaattttatcagagcAAGATTACTACCAGGTATAACAAACCAGTGTATTATTTGTCTTAATTATCTGTTTTGTCAGGCTGGATAATTATGTCTGCAACAACCTCACAATGTTTGTCTAATTGTAGTTAAACTATTGTTTTGTTGACaatatgcaaataaaaatatattacttgTTACTGgtgttttaattgaaataatccTACGATACCtacgaaagtaaaaaaatattgttgttGCTTTCGCTATTGTAGAAAAGGATGCTGGGTGATCTGCTGATTTTCGGTTCGCTATCAGAGTCGCAAAAAATCCCCGATTTTGACCTGCTGACTTTGTAACATTTCTTCACTTAATTCTAGGTAATCCCTCACAATTCTCGAAACGTTATCTTAATGGtgtgtttatttttctgaATGTTATAGTTCATAGTGGAAAAAACTGGCTTTATTATTAGCCAAATTCGATACGTAAACGCGATTGTAATTCTTATGTCTTCGTTACATAAGACGATaagtggtttattttagaaaaatcagCTCTCGAAACGCTATTGCAACACAAAATAACGCTTCCTTAACTTTATTGGGGCAAAATCTTAATCTCTGGTAACATAATAACAAGTCTCGagataaaacattttcttgcaaattaataatttttatcagtGCTCGGTCAAAGTTCTGGATGTGTTTGGATTCTCTTTTTAATTATCTCGATGTTAATGAATCACATGAGATTTATTATTGCATCAGACGCAACATCCATGAACCGAGAGATAATCTTTTACGTAGAGTCCAAGTAATTGAACCCTCGGTTCTGATATGTGCTCAGCGGAGGTGTGTCACTGACGCccactttttaatttgtttacaaaTATGCTGTTTACGCATATCAGTCATTctattacaattatttcaaaaaaccttcATGATCTTTGGCACTTGACAAAGAACGTAACTCGGCTTGGATCTCCTACATGCTGGACTAGCAggatttttgtatagtattttggaaaaaattaagacacaCTCCAACGACATTCTCTCACAGGGATGAAAGTGCACAGTTCAGTTTTTGGTTTGGACTCAAACTGTctcgcattttttaaatttttgatttatttacaaaactaaCGAAGACAACGCAACCGTTTTATCACTGCGATCAGGATATACGGCGTATAACTTCAGTCTTATTTTACCAAGTTCTAGAAAAACGTAGCTGATATGAGGCTAAATGTTTGTATTGGCATAATTAATGATagtctaataaaaataaacaatttttagtgAAACGTTGTTTGTTCACAATTTGCCCCCTCTTTGTTGCTAATCTCGATAGAGGATCaatcattgtttttaaaacacacGGACTTTGCCCGTTTTATTAGGAAATCGTCGATGACAGTTAAAAATACGGATTCTCCTCGTACTATAAAAGCGAATCAATTGCCACTTGAGCCAAACCAGAACAGTTTACACCCTCAGCATGAACATCATACTTGAATTTTTCTCAGCCTTGGCTGTGATCATAGTGTTGTCGTGGTGGTACCTCTtcttaaaaaactacaaagttggcaaatttttcaaaaatttctccGGCCCTCCGGGCGTTCCACTCCTCGGCAATGCGCTCGACTTCAAGAATAAAAccaaaggtaaaaattaactttttgttatcattatcacaatttattgtaaattttagg
It contains:
- the Zasp67 gene encoding mRNA export factor GLE1 isoform X1, which gives rise to MAIELNFVKSDNESWGFRLTGGAEYDVPLTVIKVAQNSIAENGGLRENDIIVRVNDTPTTGVTHPEAHDLLVSAGINLTLAIRRDLSSTYEEESNEEVKNIMQSCVEDETIIEHERQVHFEIVNPNQLVVGNTEQKIETQTIKEKETKSSSGSVSVAEERKWSTFLQKPKNPKPVLKKQEDTPKGEPYRVVIKKQKKKTEDKNKMKETKLEAAEQVVETNEELETFAQEPNVVAVQEVSVRAEITEECEIQIEDKESEENSDAEKEVSTESNKSQVEKNAELEKVLEEKLAEVQKQLQALAQLPSTIQSTIDAVTKQLATIVHITTLSVAESEDKAMSEVNSEFEDDKAEQVVTEESGVSSNQDEVFGELEPQPEEAEEMQPSEETEIHEETVEVEEKQFDPEEGLTEEEKEAKRAERELLEKQQKEREQLEEFKQRRLKQKPTLPLKPIERPIILPGGRRWSQPDDACPSVRHPKMSDEKIANTIETYSEVIVGKLKGINFLKYQPPPKNLDYLQRSDVYKLVHDLEPPVRGISSRASKILSEQDYYQAG
- the Zasp67 gene encoding uncharacterized protein F23F12.8 isoform X3, with the protein product MAIELNFVKSDNESWGFRLTGGAEYDVPLTVIKVAQNSIAENGGLRENDIIVRVNDTPTTGVTHPEAHDLLVSAGINLTLAIRRDLSSTYEEESNEEVKNIMQSCVEDETIIEHERQVHFEIVNPNQLVVGNTEQKIETQTIKEKETKSSSGSVSVAEERKWSTFLQKPKNPKPVLKKQEDTPKGEPYRVVIKKQKKKTEDKNKMKETKLEAAEQVVETNEELETFAQEPNVVAVQEVSVRAEITEECEIQIEDKESEENSDAEKEVSTESNKSQVEKNAELEKVLEEKLAEVQKQLQALAQLPSTIQSTIDAVTKQLATIVHITTLSVAESEDKAMSEVNSEFEDDKAEQVVTEESGVSSNQDEVFGELEPQPEEAEEMQPSEETEIHEETVEVEEKQFDPEEGLTEEEKEAKRAERELLEKQQKVNHWNQIWPWSDKKKPIYRINFLKYQPPPKNLDYLQRSDVYKLVHDLEPPVRGISSRASKILSEQDYYQAG
- the Zasp67 gene encoding rab GTPase-binding effector protein 1 isoform X2: MAIELNFVKSDNESWGFRLTGGAEYDVPLTVIKVAQNSIAENGGLRENDIIVRVNDTPTTGVTHPEAHDLLVSAGINLTLAIRRDLSSTYEEESNEEVKNIMQSCVEDETIIEHERQVHFEIVNPNQLVVGNTEQKIETQTIKEKETKSSSGSVSVAEERKWSTFLQKPKNPKPVLKKQEDTPKGEPYRVVIKKQKKKTEDKNKMKETKLEAAEQVVETNEELETFAQEPNVVAVQEVSVRAEITEECEIQIEDKESEENSDAEKEVSTESNKSQVEKNAELEKVLEEKLAEVQKQLQALAQLPSTIQSTIDAVTKQLATIVHITTLSVAESEDKAMSEVNSEFEDDKAEQVVTEESGVSSNQDEVFGELEPQPEEAEEMQPSEETEIHEETVEVEEKQFDPEEGLTEEEKEAKRAERELLEKQQKVNHWNQIWPWSDKKKPIYRESNCCLVPSKAVATKKINFLKYQPPPKNLDYLQRSDVYKLVHDLEPPVRGISSRASKILSEQDYYQAG